ACCGGAAAAGAAAAACATGCATAAACATATAAAGAAAACACTTAGAGATACTCTTAAATAACAAACTAAAAGTTTATAGAGTGGGTTGCCTTTGAAGTTCTCAAATCATTGAGTAGACGAACGATCATGGAAGGCCATTTGATGATATCATCGTAGGTTTTAACTGCTTTCAATCCCTCTTCAGTGATAGGATAAGAAGGACAAGCACTGAAGAAATACCCATGAATGGCCATTACAGCTGTTGCAGCAGACATCCATCCATTGTTCAAGTACTCCTCAAGAGAAGGCACATACCCCCCATGGAACCACCTGACTTCTTTTATGTAGCACCCACATAAATCTGTCCACTATATCGAAACAATATGGAAAGAATTAGATTTATATAGAAAAATTGTAATCAATCGATACAATGATCGTTTGAAGTTATCAAAATTGTAGAGCTTGTCTTTGGAAGAAACATAAGTACCGCTTTTATTAGGCAAGGGAGGGCATGGATTCCAAACTCCTTAAGAACTTCGTATCCTAATTCGTTGACCAAATTGATATTGCCTAGAAAACATAACTTCATGTAGTCTGGCAATGTTACTGCAAGATTGACGTTCCACCTACCAAATCAAATTGATATATGTACCATAATTAATTTGCCCAAATTTTTAAtagatattatataatatgtttctACACATTTATGTGGAACAATAAGGATActatatagatataatatttttgaataaaagtattttatagATAAAGTATTGGTCTCAACAAATCGGTTTCTTAATCTAGCTCTAGTGATATTTGTTTAGGTAAATGAACAGAATGtgataaatgaaatgaaatctcACCCAAGATATGCATCAGTTAGAAGCTCTAGTTCTTCCAAAGTGCCATAGACATCATAAATATCATCAATGCATGTGGTGACTTGGTAAACTCTTGTGGACATCCTTCTATAGTATTGGAACTCGGGTCTTGGATCATACACCTCTCCTAAGGACCATAGGTAACATTCAACCAACCTATCCCTTACGAACGGCAATTTCTTGCTCCATCCGAAGTTCTCCCACCATCtgcattataaatttaattaatttattttttttaacatttgttGGAGGGAAAAACATATGATGCATGCTTTGTGAGGTAAATAAAATTTccttgaaaattataaatataatatgctACAGTTCAATTTTGCGATTAATAATCTTTAATAACACGCCTATATAAGACTGAAATATCTCTAATAAGCGTTGATCTTAACTACCTTGATGCATGTTTGAGGTCTTCTTGGTGTATAGCTTGCACCATATTGAAATCCAACTTAGCAAAATTGAGGAGGGCTTTATTGACATCTTTTCGGTTTTCATAAGCATCAATGAACCACCTCGCCTCGAATCTTTCCATTGCCCAATGTAGGGGAAGCTCAAGAGCGTGATTCACCAGCATAGCCAGATATggattctttattttatttagattttcttTCAAATGTTTCGTAGCAAAATTTTCAACCTCATCAAATATACTCTCTTCCTCAAAACCAAGAAATGAGGCCTCGTACAATGATAACAATCCCTTGGTATCATCACACAAGGACTCTTTGAAATTACCATAATTGTCTTTAAATATGTTGAAAACACCTGCAAATGTAACCAATTATTTAACCCAAACATACATAGCGTTATCAACTAGAGTTTATTTGGTACATGGAAAAAGTTTGTTGTTTTTTTCGATTATGGCTTGTTCTTGAACTCAAAAAGCTTTAACTAAAGGTGGGTACTTTAGAATAAATATAGCTATATAAAAGTACTAACCTGGCGAAACATTATAACCATGTTGTCTGAAGAGCCGGAAACTGAGAGATGCTTCATTTAAATCAAGTTCTTCACTCAACCAATCTTTTTCATTGTATATTGCATCCAAACAAGCCTCTATCTCTTTCTCAAAGTGATAAGACACTCCAAGTCTCTTGACAGTGTCAATGAGCTCCAATTTCTGGAATGGCATCTCCATCTTTTCTAGTATCATTATTTTCACCACTTCTTTCAGTTTTGCTGCCTTCATCTCGTAGTCTTCTCCCtataacatgaattttatattactaTATGCATGATATGAACtcacataaataaaatacatatatagatgaaaaaaatattatatattaccaCATATTTGCTGTTAAGCGACTGTATGTATTCATATTTCCAAATGGTTGGACAATAATTAGCGGTGCGTCTCACTATGGGTTGGTCACCAATGAGTTCATTCACTTTGGTACCCATGCTGCAGTTGAGCTGCCTGTTCCAACGATAACGGTTGGTTGAAACTTTTGTTTGCCATGATAGTTGGTGACCGACGAAGAAACGGTCTGGCATACTCCGCAATTGTTGTTTGCAGCTGATCCGCGACTTCTCGGTAGTGCCATAAAATTTGTGAGGAGAGAAAAGGGAATCCAGTGAAGATATGATCTTCATTTTGCATTCAACACAAAGATAGAGTCTCCTTGCTTAATTTGTACTTTACAACTTACTAAGTTTCTCATGTATAAatagagaaaatattatttatcttaaaagatttacatatatttttggGAAACCTAAggtaaaacttttttttttttaataatctatacaaattgaataaaaatcttttaagcATATAGAGAACATAAGAGAACATAATATgaaatgtaaattaataaacttaacGAAATATTCAATGAAAATAAGTCAACGAATCAACGTGACATGACATGTGGGTAGaagagaattttttttcaaaatgtccCGAAACGACTTCATAATGTCCTAAAGAggtcatttcgggtcccgaaacggCCATTTCGGGTTTTTTTCttcccgaaatgagtggtttcgggactcgaaacggtcatttcgggacaaaagaatatatattatatatatatatatatatatatatatatatatatatatttgtatatatataaataaatatattatttttcttctcaaaatgAGCGCTTTCGAGACGTGGGGACACCAGACAGGCCACGTCGGATTCGTGGACCTGCTTTCATTGAAtctttcgttgagtttatcaatCCTCATCTGAAATATCTTGAAAatgcaaaataaaaacaataaaacaagaaaaatacaaattagttagatcgaaagtaatttaaaaaaaaaagaagtagtGGTCCCAAACTaaactaaagaaataaatttgttttaaagttgcataaaaaaaattgttttcataCCTTGTATTCTAAATAAAGTTGagagttattatttttaaaattatctgaATTAGATTCTAATTTGAattatgagaaattaaaatttgaacgcGGAAACGTATCTTATTTGTAAtcattaattttctctttatttaaaatgaaaatatcttttAATCTTCTCTTTGCTTAGATTTTCTTTAAATTGAATGGTTCTTCATTCCATTAGTACGTCAATTGTGTTTTATATCTATGTTGATGAGACATAAAAGAGAATTATCCCTAATTCAAATGAAGATCATAACCGTTACAAATAACCAATATTATGTtagttattattgtttgatcATTTCTAATATCtcactttatattaatgataaatacattaaaaagctataaacttaattttacattaaatcaTATTAGTTTGACTTATATTAAGTATGATATTTGAaccattatttattatactaattaatttcataaatctcAAACAATTATCTATTTTAGTTCTAGTCTAATTTTGATATGgatctttaaaatatatggtcttaatttaaattatttggtctAATTTTGATATGGACCTTTAAAATATATGgtcttaatttaaattatttttttaatttattctttaatatttattaatagatcAAAATGGATATAAAAATACTTTTCATATGGACATCATCCCTcctttatataataataatttactttattcatgagctaaacaaaattttctaCACTTTGTTAATTATGTCAAAATTTGACTTTGGTGCCACGTGCAACTGAAGGTAAAAATTTGAGAACTCGTGAATTTGTAAAATTCCATTAATTATATGGAGATgtaaatttggataaataaattaaatataatttaatttaataaatataaatttatactaaattcaaatgtgaatttttagtaaaatttaatttcaatggataagatcgaatgcCAATAGATAAAATCTAATGTCAAGAGTTAAAATGTCAAAAGTCTATGAATAACAATTGTTGAATGAATTATAGGTCAATacattgataaatgaatttattgtgatggtttaatttctaatattatGACATTGTTTCACATATCTCATTATCTTTTTTTCACTCATTGCAtaatctctctagaatttgaaagcttttttttgttttcttgagttcttcacttatttgagtgttcttcgagttttttaCTTAATCGAGTGTTCTTTAAATTATTGACTCGTcgtatttccgttgaaacccggtgattgatTCATGTACATTGTCAAGTTCGCTGCGTAGTGATTCTGATGTAGAATCACTATTAAATTCATTGTACCATGTGAGATAGTCATATATGATAAGCTCCAGCATAAGGGTATACGGTGAAATGATTTTAAGGGatatgtgctaagcacatgcttTGAATCAACATTGTATTCTAgtgatttctttgttttgtatattctaatttatttaatttatttgtaacatcatatatatatatatatattttgttgttaaagcttaattttataagctaatatattttgatacaaaaaaaattctcaagaaacattaatatgtatattcattttataaaggttatatataaaataaattagaacacaataatttaatttgttagtttttaattaatgatttacttggttattaaaattagagaaatgatatatacaataccttatacaatatttttatacagCACTTACTTGATTTtacaagaaagaaaaaatatattttgaaaaaaatataagagagaaaaatattttctttttttgtcaaaataagTAGGTGCTATATAAAGGTGTTGTATAAGGGtgctatatatattatttcttttaaaattattaataataatgaatgtaaataagaaagtaattaatatattagttttcatttttcagatagtgttaaaattaattataattaaaacatatggtttcagttttaaaataattaattataatatatatacattcttaaattcATTATGCtcgataattaataaaaatgtgttattgtAATTACTAACTATGGATAATTATATATggtattaaaatatcattttaaatgtgtatatatttgtttgttaacagagttgagtcaaagaaaaagaataaattcttatagttaaaagaaataaaagaatataatagCGGTAAAACTGGAGACCACGAAGTTGAAGAGATGTGTAGTTTGGATTTGAAGAgccaaaaagaaaaagaagactCGTATTTATGCGGTATTAATAGGGAAGGCCTActtggttttatattttaatattaggaccttgtttgatttggtattataagaaaaaaatcttattttattttagaaaggaTGTGGCATATGTGCCGATATCATCgaatgcaaacgtgcaaccgaaaataaatgttcaaGCGGCTTAGGCCAAAAAtgtttgaaacattatgatttcttttataaaaattatgtgacatgatgatgaatatttattcgattaattattcaaatttcttttatagaaatactatgttgaaataattattttaatttatttaatattatagtttcttatatagagattatgtaaagaataatttatatatgaataagcaCTCTAAtctcttatataaaaattatacatgaatgatttctttaatattattttcatacaaatctAAAGAACaaatatcttcaaaataaaattatgaaataactaatatataaaatttggcTAGTAAAGTTTATATGACTTATAACCATgtttacaaaaaaattaataaatgtgaCAATTGTGTATATCATAAAGACAATGAAAATAGTTATTTCATTACATTTCTTAATACGATATTTTTTATGGTTtgaaattacgataaaaattattaaatccactaaggatgtgaattgcactaaacgaggTTTCATGAAAGATTTTACACctacaagtgaatatgtttacacttgaaaGTGAAACTATATGAGTGAAAATCTTCTTATgaaattatgattgatagattaaataatataatctatagtcataaatttttgaaagatgtcaaaatatatatttgtttttaaatatgtaatcgtttacacgaagacATAATACTTCAAAgatattttgtctactagttggccaagtaaacaatatttttcacaaaagaatgtttaaatgataattatgtatgaattatgaggcttattagaaaatattccataattttttaaaaggaaatttctaattattgtgataataatatgaaattagaCAAACTTAAGGTAAATGATAAATTTGGATATACACGTCTTAGATATAATGTAATTAATCTATACTCTCTAATAGATTTATcacatttgactatgtaagtaaaaaataaaattatagatcCATGAGACTACTATAAGTTGGTGTGAAGGAAAACTCAACCTATGCAGATTGGAGATCCTAAAAattaggttcaatgggacaacctaattttAATGACTTGGAAGATTATTGTTGAGTATTAATCctacaattaaataatatatatttaactaggataagaaaattgattttaatgattctttgtgagaaaatatatcacctatgtgagggagaagtgagACCAGGGCCGGCCCTGAGATTTTGGGGccctatgcaaatttaaattttggggccccctaaaagagtaaaaaaaaaaattaaatttaaattaataaaataaaatataaataattaatatattataatacgagactaaaaaggagatataaaaattatttttataatatatatttaatattaaaggagaaaaaagaggaaaaaataatattaataatattatattattagatataaaaaaatggggGCCCTATAAAAGTGGGGGGCCCTATGCAAGTGCATTGGTTGCCTTACCCCAGGGCCGGCCCTGAGTGAGACTGTTTCGAAGGAATTTTATGACTCAATTCTAGACCTTCTCATAGAActaggcgcgtgttccatggccaaaacggacacaaaCATGAGAGCTTaacatgtatcaggaagaattctatgtgaaaatgtgtaatcgtttacacaaatgatagaatagttcaaggacaccgagtctactaatcgactagtaaagttatataaatttataaggaaaggttcaaagggttacacctacttatcctatgtagaattcaactattGAACCTTTAACTAggttaatttttcaatttccattaatttgagggattgttggaattttaaactaattttattaattaaatggaaatgtgaatttggataaataaattacatgtaattcaatccaaataaatataaattcataacaaattcaaatgtgatttttttgtgaaatttaatgGTAGTGGATAAGATCGAATGTCAAGATTCTTGAAATGTCAATAGTCTAGGAATAACAACCGTTGAATGAATTATTAGCCGtttgattgataaattaatttattgtgatggtttAACTTTCAGCTATAAATATCCGCTCATGTTAGAATTTTTGGCATATCTCATA
This is a stretch of genomic DNA from Impatiens glandulifera chromosome 4, dImpGla2.1, whole genome shotgun sequence. It encodes these proteins:
- the LOC124935086 gene encoding terpene synthase 10-like, whose amino-acid sequence is MGTKVNELIGDQPIVRRTANYCPTIWKYEYIQSLNSKYVGEDYEMKAAKLKEVVKIMILEKMEMPFQKLELIDTVKRLGVSYHFEKEIEACLDAIYNEKDWLSEELDLNEASLSFRLFRQHGYNVSPGVFNIFKDNYGNFKESLCDDTKGLLSLYEASFLGFEEESIFDEVENFATKHLKENLNKIKNPYLAMLVNHALELPLHWAMERFEARWFIDAYENRKDVNKALLNFAKLDFNMVQAIHQEDLKHASRWWENFGWSKKLPFVRDRLVECYLWSLGEVYDPRPEFQYYRRMSTRVYQVTTCIDDIYDVYGTLEELELLTDAYLGWNVNLAVTLPDYMKLCFLGNINLVNELGYEVLKEFGIHALPCLIKAWTDLCGCYIKEVRWFHGGYVPSLEEYLNNGWMSAATAVMAIHGYFFSACPSYPITEEGLKAVKTYDDIIKWPSMIVRLLNDLRTSKDELKRGDILKSVQIHMNETSDSEEEAQQHIMKLVREAWKKLNTARARSDIPFSRKYVDIATNIARAGHYMYQYGDAHGHNTKGKNKDRVTLLLIEPIQLSFE